Sequence from the Streptomyces sp. NBC_00358 genome:
CGGAGCCAGGGCCAGAGAGCCAGGGCCAAATGTCTCGGGGGGTGCCCCGGTTGTTCAGTCGGGGAGTAGGTGGCCTCGGCGGGACAGGAGGAACTTCTTGAAGGCGGCCACCGGCAGGGTGTCCGGGTGGCCGTCGAGCCAGGCGACGCCGATCTCGCGCACGGCGCGCGGGGCGGTGACCGTGAGTTCGACAACTCCCGGGCGGGCGACGGCCGGTGGCGGGAGCAGCGCCACCCCGAGTCCCGCGGCGACCAGGCCCCGGAGCGTCTCCGCCTCCTCCCCCTCGAAGGCGATGCGCGGCCGGAACCCGGCCTCCTGGCACAGGTCGTCAGTGATGCGGCGCATCCCGTAGCCGGGTTCCAGGGTCACGAAGGTCTCGTCGGCCGCCTCGGCCAGGCGGACGCGCTTGCGGCCGGCGAGCGGATGGTCGGCGGGCACGACCAGCCGGAGCTTCTGCTCGTCGAGCCTGCGCCCCACCAGATCGGGCGCGTCCGGCACCGGCGAGGTGAGGCACAGGTCCAGTTCGCCCGAACGCAGCCGCTCCAGCATCGCCTCCCCGTAGTTCTGCACGAGGCTGAAGCGGACCCGCGGATGGTCGGCGCGGAAGGCGCGGATCAGCCCTGGCACCGTCTCCGAGCCCATCGTGTGCAGGAAGCCGAAGGCGACCTTGCCGGTGGCCGGGTCGGCGTCCGCGCGCACCTCGTCGGCGGCGCGCTCGATCTCGGCGAGGGCCCGCTCGACGGAGGACAGGAAGGTGCGGCCCGCGGGAGTCAGCGACACCGTCCGGCCGTGCCGCGCGAACAGGTCGACGCCCAGATCCTGTTCGAGCCGGACCATGGCCCTGGACAGCGTCGACTGGGGTACCTGCATCTCCTGGGCGGCCCGGGTGACGTGCTCGGTGCGGGCGACGCCGGCGAAGTACGCGAGGCGTGGGGCGAGCAGTCTCGCAAGATGGGCGCTGTCTTCTGTGTCACTGAACGGTGACAGGTGAGCTTCTGACCTCTGCTGATGCACCATGGGAACGATTATGGCGATTCCATGCATTGGACGGATGAACAACGGGTCCTTAGGTTCGGGACATGCCTTCCGCCAGTACCGGGGCGTCCACCACCGTGGGCGCCGCCGCTTCCGCTCCTGCCGCCGACTCCGTCACCGCCGCTGTCCCCACCGCCCTCGACGACTCCCGTCTGGCGCCCGGCGGGCCGGGCTACCGCCGGATGAGCTTCGCGCTCTTCCTCGCGGGCGTCGCCACCTTCGCGCTCCTCTACTCCACCCAGGCCCTGCTCCCGCTGGTCTCCGCGGACTACGGGGTGAGCGCGGGCGAGGCGAGCTGGACGGTGTCGGCCGCGACCGGCGGGCTGGCGCTGTTCGTCCTGCCGATGAGCGCGCTGTCGGAGCGTTTCGGACGGCGTACGTTGATGACGGCGTCCCTGGCGGTGGCGGTCACCGTCGGTCTCCTGGTCCCCTTCGCACCGTCGATCGGCGCGCTGGTGGCGCTGCGGGCCGTGCAGGGCGCGGCGCTCGCCGGGCTTCCGGCCTCGGCGACGGCGTATCTGGCGGAGGAGGTCCGCCCCAAGGCGCTGATCACCGCGATCGGCCTGTTCGTCGCGGGCAACAGCGTCGGCGGGATGAGCGGCCGGGTCATCACCGGGTGGGTCGCGCAGGAGTGGGGCTGGCGGGTGGCCGTCGGCACCATCGGGCTGATCGCCGTGGTCTGCGCGGTGGCCTTCCGGCTGCTGCTCCCGGCGCCGCGGCACTTCGCGCGGGGTTCGCTGCGGCCACGGGTGCTGGCCCGCACCGTGCGCGACCATCTGGCGAACCCACTGCTGTGCCGGCTGTACGCGATCGGCGCGCTGTTCATGATGGTGTTCGGCGGGGTCTACACGGTCATCGGCTACCGCCTCGGCGAGGCGCCGTTCTCGCTCCCGCAGGGGATCGTCGGCTCGGTCTTCCTGGTCTATCTCGTCGGTACGGTGTCGGCGTCGACGGCGGGGCGTCTGGCCGGGCGCCTGGGCCGCCGCGGCTCCCTCTACCTGGCGGGCGGCACCACGACCGCCGGTCTGCTCCTGACCCTCGGGGACTCGATCGCACTGGTCCTGACCGGTCTGGTCCTGATCACCGCGGGCTTCTTCGCGGGCCACGCGGTGGCGTCGTCGTCGGTGAGCCACACCGCCAGGAAGGGGCGGGCGCAGGCCTCGGCCCTCTACCAGTCCGCGTACTACATCGGCTCCAGCGCCGGCAGCACGCTCGGCGCGGTCGCCTTCCACGCCGGGGGCTGGGCGGGCACGGTGGCCATGGGGCTGTTCGCGGTGCTGGGAGTCGTCTCCATCACCCTGTTCGGCTCCCACGCGGCCCGCACGGCCTCCCGCCGCGGGCCCGCGCTGGCCCACTGAGGCCCGCGGTCTCTCCGGCACCCCCCTGTGACCTGCGGCTTTCCCAGCTCCGCACGCCATTGTCAGTGGGCTGCGGTAGCTTCCGAAGTGCCGGCGCAATGACGCGCCGAACGGAAACAGCCACAGGGGTGGGTTGGCCATGAGCGAGGGTACGGCGACTACCGCGGACCTGGACGTCCGGCTGGAGAAGCACCGGGTCGAGCTGACCGGGTACTGCTACCGGATGCTCGGCTCGTCCTTCGAGGCCGAGGACGCGGTGCAGGACACGATGGTCCGGGCCTGGCGCAGTTACGACAAGTTCGAGGGCCGGTCCTCGATGCGGTCCTGGCTGTACCGGATCGCGACGAACGTCTGCCTGGACATGCTCAACGCGGGCAACCGAAGGGCTCGTCCCATGGATCTCTCGGCTCCCTCGCCGCTCGCACAGGCGGCGCTCACCCCGCGCCCGGACAACACCTGGCTGGAGCCGGTGCCGGACGCCCGCGTGCTGCCCTCGGCCGGTGATCCGGCGGAGGCGGCGGTCGCCAAGGAGTCGGTGCGCCTCGCCTTCATGGCGGCCCTCCAGCAACTGCCGCCCAAGCAGCGCGCGGTCCTCATCCTGCGCGAGGTCCTCGCGTGGAAGGCGAGCGAGGTGGCCGAACTGCTCGGCACCACGGTCGCGTCGGTCAACAGCGCGCTCCAGCGGGCCCGCGCCACCCTCGCCGAGAACGAGGGGGCGGGCGCGGACGCCGCCACCTCCGACCCGCTCGACGAGGAGCAGCAGAAGCTCCTGGAGCGCTATGTGGCGGCCTTCGAGGGGTACGACATGACGGCTCTGACGGCGCTCCTGCACGAGGACGCGATCATGACGATGCCGCCGTTCGACCTGTGGCTGCGTGGCACGGAGGACATCACCGGCTTCATGACGACACTGGGCGCGGCCTGCGCCGGTTCGCTCCTGATCCCGGTCGAGGTCAACGGCCTGCCGGGCTTCGCCCAGTACAAGCCGGACGAGGACG
This genomic interval carries:
- a CDS encoding LysR family transcriptional regulator, with product MVHQQRSEAHLSPFSDTEDSAHLARLLAPRLAYFAGVARTEHVTRAAQEMQVPQSTLSRAMVRLEQDLGVDLFARHGRTVSLTPAGRTFLSSVERALAEIERAADEVRADADPATGKVAFGFLHTMGSETVPGLIRAFRADHPRVRFSLVQNYGEAMLERLRSGELDLCLTSPVPDAPDLVGRRLDEQKLRLVVPADHPLAGRKRVRLAEAADETFVTLEPGYGMRRITDDLCQEAGFRPRIAFEGEEAETLRGLVAAGLGVALLPPPAVARPGVVELTVTAPRAVREIGVAWLDGHPDTLPVAAFKKFLLSRRGHLLPD
- a CDS encoding MFS transporter is translated as MPSASTGASTTVGAAASAPAADSVTAAVPTALDDSRLAPGGPGYRRMSFALFLAGVATFALLYSTQALLPLVSADYGVSAGEASWTVSAATGGLALFVLPMSALSERFGRRTLMTASLAVAVTVGLLVPFAPSIGALVALRAVQGAALAGLPASATAYLAEEVRPKALITAIGLFVAGNSVGGMSGRVITGWVAQEWGWRVAVGTIGLIAVVCAVAFRLLLPAPRHFARGSLRPRVLARTVRDHLANPLLCRLYAIGALFMMVFGGVYTVIGYRLGEAPFSLPQGIVGSVFLVYLVGTVSASTAGRLAGRLGRRGSLYLAGGTTTAGLLLTLGDSIALVLTGLVLITAGFFAGHAVASSSVSHTARKGRAQASALYQSAYYIGSSAGSTLGAVAFHAGGWAGTVAMGLFAVLGVVSITLFGSHAARTASRRGPALAH
- a CDS encoding sigma-70 family RNA polymerase sigma factor, encoding MSEGTATTADLDVRLEKHRVELTGYCYRMLGSSFEAEDAVQDTMVRAWRSYDKFEGRSSMRSWLYRIATNVCLDMLNAGNRRARPMDLSAPSPLAQAALTPRPDNTWLEPVPDARVLPSAGDPAEAAVAKESVRLAFMAALQQLPPKQRAVLILREVLAWKASEVAELLGTTVASVNSALQRARATLAENEGAGADAATSDPLDEEQQKLLERYVAAFEGYDMTALTALLHEDAIMTMPPFDLWLRGTEDITGFMTTLGAACAGSLLIPVEVNGLPGFAQYKPDEDGGGYSPWAVQALEISKGRIAGFHCFLDTARWFPLFGLPLRIDGAEEAEALRTRGAVGAGAVAGLEAEADEIE